In Candidatus Cloacimonadota bacterium, the genomic window ATGGGAAGTGCGGGAATCGACGAAAATGTGGAAATCTCCAATCCGAAAATTATCTTGAATAATTATCCGAATCCATTCCGAAATTCAACCACGATTTCTTTTTCACCCACAGAGAACGGAGAGAACGCAGAGATTGAGATTTATAATATCAAAGGTCAGAAAGTGAAGTCTTTGGAGTGCGTCAATTATTTTGACGCAAAAGCGACGGAGTCGCTTTCCCACATAATTTGGAACGGAAAAGATGAAAATAACAAACCGGTTTCTTCCGGAATCTATTTTTATAAATTGAAATCGGGAAAATCTGTTTCGACGAAAAAGATGATCCTGATGAGGTAAACTTTAAGAAACCTTGAGTTAAGTCGAACTTATTCGATCTTGACTTAAGGTTTTTATGATTTCAATCAACTCCTATGAAACCATTTTCTAATTTATTGAATTATATAAAGTTAGAAATATCAGAAAAAAGACAATTTAGCAAATTGTTTTACGAGTCTGGTTTCATCTTAATGGAATTACCTGCTTGGGGAACTTAAGTCAAGACCTGCTGAAGCAGACTTAACTCAAGTTTTAATACAAAAGGAAATATATGAAAATCGTGTTAGTTGTTTTTTTCCTGTTGTCTGTCAGTCTTTATTCTGTCACCGATAGCGATTTATCTTCCCGCATCATCATTGATGGCTACAGCAGTGAATTCACAGATGACGAGATCATATTGATAGACTCGCTTGGCAATTTATTGGAGTATCCTGATGATTCGGAATGGGGTGAATATAACGATGTGAAACAGATCAAAGTAACCTGGGATGAGACGAATCTATATGTAGCAATCGATGCTTGCAGTTGGGATAATAATGTGATCTTGTTTTTCGATATTTATGATAATTACGGAATAACCAATATGGGGGATTTAAGTTCCTGGAATCGAAAATTCCTTTTTTTCAACTTTTATCCGGATTTTTTCCTGGCAACCTGGGATAGAAATACTTCTCCTCAATTTTGGAAAGTCGAACCCGGAACTACGAATGATATTTCCATGATCACAAGTAATGACATATCAAGTATTTCTTCATATTATGAAGGTAATTTAGATGGTTCTATGGAAGTTGCTATTCCCTTAGATTCTCTTTATTTTGATGAATCCCATTCGATGATCGACTTTCCTTCTATCAAACTGATAGCAGTGATAACCGGTGGAGATGATGGCACCAGCGGACCCGATGTTGCTCCGGATAATTTGGGTGGAATGCCCGATGATTCAAATCAACCTGCAATTCTGGATAATTATCTGAACATTCTCATCGATGAAGATGG contains:
- a CDS encoding T9SS type A sorting domain-containing protein, which gives rise to MGSAGIDENVEISNPKIILNNYPNPFRNSTTISFSPTENGENAEIEIYNIKGQKVKSLECVNYFDAKATESLSHIIWNGKDENNKPVSSGIYFYKLKSGKSVSTKKMILMR